The following are encoded together in the Thalassomonas haliotis genome:
- a CDS encoding peptidylprolyl isomerase — translation MKRAAARHILVKTEQQCLQIKERIAAGETFEQLAKEHSSCPSRMHGGALGSFSRGQMVPEFDQVVFNAQLNTVQGPVKTQFGYHLVEVTARNE, via the coding sequence ATGAAAAGAGCCGCAGCCCGTCATATTTTAGTAAAAACCGAACAACAATGCCTGCAAATCAAAGAAAGAATTGCAGCAGGGGAAACATTTGAACAACTCGCCAAAGAACACTCCAGCTGCCCTTCGAGAATGCACGGCGGCGCCCTGGGCTCGTTCAGCCGGGGACAAATGGTGCCGGAATTTGATCAAGTCGTTTTTAACGCACAATTAAATACCGTACAAGGCCCGGTGAAAACCCAATTTGGCTATCACCTGGTGGAAGTCACCGCCCGTAACGAGTAA
- a CDS encoding malate synthase G: MEQRISVANLQVASCLYDFIEDEALPSSGLTPADFWQGFSRLISDLTPVNQALLAKREQLQQKLDSWHQQHRGEDFDFDLYKAYLQEINYLAPQVADFKISTANVDPEVATLAGPQLVVPIMNARFALNAVNARWGSLYDALYGTDVISQTQGAEKSGAYNPVRGAKVVAFAKNFLDQVLPLESGSHQQVSDYQLDGSQLILTLSDGKQSRLCQPNSFIGFTGSINIPDSLLFKHHGLHFQICFDRESPIAQADAAGISDILLEAALTTIMDCEDSVAAVDASDKVLAYRNWLGLIKGDLSEQIQKKDGIITRTMNSNRRYQTLAGDQLELKGRSLMFVRNVGHLMTNDAILDQAGREIPEGILDAVVTSLIALHDVRKNNRLTNSREGSIYIVKPKMHGPEEVAFANTLFDRVEDMLNLPRHTLKMGIMDEERRTSVNLKACIFAAKERVVFINTGFLDRTGDEIHTSMAAGPMLRKADIKDTRWIAAYEKNNVEIGLSCGLSGKAQIGKGMWPVPDQMANMLTTKIGHLQAGATTAWVPSPTAATLHALHYHQQNVFALHPGLSQNNTAYLDDLLAFPVAQDTNWSREEVQAELDNNAQGILGYVVRWIDQGIGCSKVPDINNVGLMEDRATLRISSQHMANWLYHGICTPEQVRASLEKMAAVVDKQNSHDPGYQPMANDFDSSIAFRAACELVFNGTNQPSGYTEPLLHNFRKVKKQKSSDK; encoded by the coding sequence ATGGAGCAAAGAATTTCAGTCGCCAATCTGCAGGTTGCATCTTGCTTATATGACTTTATCGAAGACGAAGCCCTGCCATCAAGCGGATTAACACCGGCAGATTTCTGGCAAGGGTTTTCCCGCTTAATTTCAGATTTAACCCCCGTTAACCAGGCCTTGCTGGCGAAGCGGGAGCAATTGCAACAAAAGCTTGACAGCTGGCATCAGCAGCACCGGGGAGAGGATTTTGATTTTGACTTGTACAAGGCGTATTTGCAAGAAATTAACTACCTGGCCCCGCAAGTGGCCGACTTTAAGATATCGACCGCAAATGTTGACCCGGAGGTCGCCACCTTAGCCGGTCCGCAACTGGTGGTGCCGATCATGAACGCCCGCTTTGCCCTCAATGCGGTAAACGCCCGCTGGGGTAGCCTTTACGATGCCCTTTACGGTACAGATGTGATAAGCCAAACCCAGGGAGCCGAAAAGTCCGGGGCTTATAATCCTGTGCGCGGCGCCAAAGTCGTCGCTTTTGCCAAAAACTTCCTCGACCAGGTTTTGCCTTTGGAGTCAGGTTCGCATCAGCAAGTAAGCGATTACCAGCTTGACGGATCGCAACTGATACTGACCTTAAGCGACGGCAAACAAAGCAGGCTTTGTCAGCCAAATAGCTTTATCGGCTTTACCGGCAGTATCAACATCCCGGACAGCCTGTTGTTCAAACATCATGGTTTACATTTTCAAATCTGTTTTGATCGTGAAAGCCCGATAGCCCAGGCGGATGCTGCCGGTATCAGCGATATATTACTCGAAGCCGCCTTGACCACTATCATGGATTGCGAAGACTCCGTCGCTGCCGTCGATGCCAGTGACAAGGTGCTGGCATATCGTAACTGGCTGGGTTTAATCAAAGGCGACCTCAGTGAGCAGATACAGAAGAAAGACGGCATCATCACCCGCACCATGAACAGCAACCGACGCTATCAAACCCTTGCCGGTGACCAGCTTGAACTTAAAGGGCGCAGTTTAATGTTTGTCCGTAATGTCGGCCACCTGATGACCAATGATGCCATCTTAGATCAGGCCGGCAGGGAAATTCCCGAAGGGATCTTAGATGCGGTGGTCACTTCCTTAATAGCCTTGCATGATGTCAGGAAAAACAACCGGCTTACGAACAGCCGGGAAGGCTCCATCTATATCGTCAAGCCGAAAATGCACGGCCCGGAAGAAGTTGCTTTTGCCAATACCTTATTCGACCGGGTCGAAGATATGCTGAACTTACCCCGGCATACGTTAAAGATGGGCATAATGGATGAAGAGCGCCGCACCAGCGTTAACCTCAAGGCCTGTATTTTTGCCGCCAAAGAGCGGGTAGTCTTTATCAATACCGGCTTTTTAGACAGAACCGGCGATGAAATTCATACCTCTATGGCCGCCGGCCCTATGCTGCGCAAGGCCGATATTAAGGATACCCGCTGGATAGCGGCTTATGAAAAGAACAATGTCGAAATCGGCCTTAGCTGCGGCTTAAGCGGCAAAGCCCAGATAGGGAAAGGCATGTGGCCGGTTCCGGATCAGATGGCCAATATGCTGACGACAAAAATCGGCCACCTGCAAGCCGGGGCTACCACCGCCTGGGTGCCGTCACCGACAGCCGCCACCTTGCATGCCCTGCACTATCACCAACAGAACGTCTTCGCCTTACATCCGGGCTTAAGCCAGAATAACACTGCTTACCTTGATGACTTGCTGGCCTTCCCGGTGGCGCAAGACACCAACTGGAGCCGGGAAGAAGTACAGGCCGAGTTGGACAATAATGCCCAGGGCATACTCGGTTATGTGGTGCGCTGGATAGATCAGGGGATCGGCTGCTCTAAAGTGCCGGATATCAATAATGTCGGCCTGATGGAAGACAGGGCAACCTTGCGCATCTCCAGCCAACATATGGCCAACTGGTTATACCATGGTATTTGTACGCCGGAGCAGGTACGGGCGAGCCTGGAAAAAATGGCCGCGGTCGTTGATAAACAAAATAGCCATGACCCCGGCTACCAGCCGATGGCGAATGATTTTGACAGCAGTATCGCCTTTCGCGCCGCCTGCGAGCTGGTCTTTAACGGCACAAACCAGCCCAGCGGTTATACCGAGCCTTTACTGCATAATTTCAGGAAAGTAAAAAAACAAAAAAGCTCAGATAAATAA
- a CDS encoding CidA/LrgA family protein — protein MSVFSRFKHKPLFICLYSISAIAVSLAAGKLLAATLGGLPGSLHGMMVFTALLHFQIFDAQIIKPAITWIIQHMGVCFVPAGVGIINHFELIQQHGLAIVTIIFITTFILLTFVGLCCEHFCQTKAVNKQPGA, from the coding sequence GTGTCTGTGTTCAGCCGTTTCAAGCATAAGCCGCTGTTTATCTGCTTATATAGTATTTCCGCTATCGCCGTCAGTCTGGCGGCGGGTAAGCTGCTGGCGGCAACCCTGGGGGGACTGCCGGGCAGCCTGCACGGCATGATGGTCTTTACCGCCCTGCTGCATTTTCAAATCTTCGATGCGCAAATCATCAAACCCGCCATCACCTGGATTATCCAGCATATGGGGGTGTGTTTTGTTCCTGCGGGGGTCGGCATTATCAATCATTTTGAGCTGATTCAGCAACACGGCCTGGCCATAGTCACTATCATTTTTATCACAACTTTCATCCTGTTAACTTTTGTTGGTCTGTGCTGCGAGCATTTTTGCCAAACTAAAGCCGTGAACAAGCAACCGGGAGCCTGA
- a CDS encoding isocitrate lyase, with amino-acid sequence MSTYNSEIDSLASLISSKQEAWQAISPESVARMRLQNRFKTGLDIAKYTAAIMREDMANYDADNSKYTQSLGCWHGFIGQQKMISIKKHFNNTDRRYLYLSGWMVAALRSEFGPLPDQSMHEKTSVAGLIEELYTFLRQADARELGGLFRELDQAKEAGDAAKEKEVQAAIDGHQTHVVPIIADIDAGFGNAEATYLMAKQMIEAGACCIQIENQVSDEKQCGHQDGKVTVPHEDFLAKIRAVRYAFLELGIEDGVIVARTDSLGAGLTKQIAVTKEPGDLGDQYNAFLDCEEISPQNMQNGDVIINQGGKLMRPKRLASNLFQFKQGTGEARCVLDCITSLKNGADLLWIETEKPHIGQIGAMVDAIREVVPDAKLVYNNSPSFNWTLNFRQQVFDLMAEEGKDVSAYDREKLMSEEYDSSELAALADEKIRTFQADAAKQAGIFHHLITLPTYHTAALSTDNLAKEYFGEQGMLGYVKGVQRKEIRQGIACVKHQNMAGSDIGDDHKEYFSGDAALKASGKDNTMNQFS; translated from the coding sequence ATGTCTACCTACAACAGCGAAATTGATTCTTTAGCGTCACTTATTTCTTCTAAGCAAGAAGCCTGGCAGGCAATCTCGCCTGAGTCAGTGGCACGGATGCGTTTGCAAAACCGTTTCAAAACCGGATTAGATATTGCTAAATACACCGCGGCGATTATGCGGGAAGACATGGCAAATTACGATGCCGACAACAGCAAATATACCCAGTCCCTGGGTTGCTGGCATGGCTTTATCGGCCAGCAAAAAATGATTTCCATTAAAAAGCACTTCAACAATACCGATCGTCGTTATCTCTATCTTTCCGGCTGGATGGTGGCGGCGCTGCGTTCTGAGTTCGGTCCTTTGCCGGATCAGTCAATGCACGAAAAAACTTCGGTTGCCGGTTTAATCGAAGAGTTATACACCTTTTTACGCCAGGCGGATGCCCGTGAGTTAGGCGGCTTGTTCCGGGAGCTGGACCAGGCAAAAGAAGCCGGTGATGCCGCGAAAGAAAAAGAAGTACAGGCGGCTATCGACGGTCATCAAACCCATGTAGTGCCGATTATTGCCGATATTGATGCCGGGTTTGGTAATGCCGAAGCTACCTATTTAATGGCCAAGCAAATGATTGAAGCCGGTGCCTGTTGTATTCAAATCGAGAACCAGGTTTCCGATGAGAAGCAATGTGGCCACCAGGACGGTAAAGTAACGGTTCCTCATGAAGACTTCCTGGCAAAAATCCGCGCTGTGCGTTACGCCTTCCTTGAGTTGGGCATTGAAGACGGGGTGATTGTTGCCCGTACCGATTCTTTAGGCGCCGGTTTAACCAAGCAAATTGCCGTGACCAAAGAGCCGGGCGATTTGGGCGACCAGTACAATGCTTTCCTTGATTGTGAAGAGATCAGTCCGCAAAACATGCAAAACGGCGATGTGATCATTAACCAGGGGGGCAAGTTAATGCGTCCGAAACGCCTGGCCAGTAATTTATTTCAGTTCAAACAGGGCACAGGTGAAGCGCGTTGCGTACTTGACTGTATTACGTCATTGAAAAACGGCGCTGATTTACTTTGGATTGAAACCGAGAAGCCTCATATCGGTCAAATCGGTGCTATGGTTGATGCTATCCGTGAAGTGGTGCCGGATGCCAAACTGGTCTATAACAACTCGCCTTCCTTTAACTGGACATTAAACTTCCGTCAGCAGGTGTTTGATCTTATGGCGGAAGAAGGCAAAGATGTCTCTGCCTACGACCGCGAAAAGCTTATGAGTGAAGAATATGACAGCAGTGAACTGGCAGCGCTGGCTGATGAGAAAATCCGTACCTTCCAGGCGGATGCGGCTAAGCAGGCAGGCATTTTCCATCACCTGATCACTTTACCGACTTACCATACTGCGGCACTTTCTACTGATAATCTGGCCAAAGAATACTTCGGCGAGCAGGGCATGTTAGGTTATGTTAAAGGAGTACAGCGTAAGGAAATCCGTCAGGGCATTGCCTGTGTGAAACACCAGAATATGGCGGGTTCAGATATCGGCGACGATCACAAGGAATACTTCTCCGGAGATGCCGCCCTTAAGGCCTCGGGTAAAGACAATACCATGAACCAGTTCAGCTAA
- a CDS encoding LrgB family protein: MFFPAPAADIFTSVLLILATVILYQGFAWLQRRSRQIWLNPMLLSILVIIPCLLVAEMPFAQFYHATEPLNMLLEPAVVALGFPLYQQLSQIAKQWKVIFSLLVLGALLVISISFCLTMLLLNYPQIAVSLSLKSITTPIGLALTDELKGDTSVTAFAIILAGLFGALLGPAWLRAINVHSPKAQGLAIGAASHALGTATISKTSYEHGAYGSLALIISAIITALISPALIAYLQVFFTGQV, encoded by the coding sequence ATGTTTTTCCCCGCCCCAGCAGCAGATATCTTTACTTCAGTACTCTTGATCCTGGCGACCGTCATCCTTTACCAGGGCTTCGCCTGGCTGCAAAGGCGCAGCAGGCAAATCTGGCTGAATCCCATGCTGCTGTCCATTTTAGTGATCATCCCCTGCCTGCTAGTGGCTGAGATGCCGTTTGCACAGTTTTACCACGCTACCGAGCCGTTGAATATGCTGCTTGAACCTGCCGTTGTCGCCCTGGGTTTCCCGCTGTACCAGCAGTTGTCGCAAATAGCCAAACAATGGAAAGTGATCTTTTCCCTGCTGGTCTTAGGGGCCTTGCTGGTGATCAGCATCAGCTTCTGCTTAACCATGTTATTGCTTAATTATCCGCAAATTGCCGTTTCCCTGTCGCTTAAATCTATCACCACCCCGATAGGCCTGGCATTAACCGACGAACTTAAGGGGGATACCTCGGTCACTGCCTTTGCCATCATCCTTGCCGGGCTTTTTGGCGCCTTATTGGGGCCGGCATGGCTTAGAGCGATAAATGTCCATTCGCCGAAAGCCCAGGGGCTGGCCATAGGCGCAGCCAGCCATGCCCTGGGCACAGCCACCATAAGTAAAACCAGTTATGAGCATGGCGCCTACGGCTCACTGGCTTTGATCATATCCGCCATCATCACAGCATTAATCAGCCCCGCCCTGATTGCTTACTTGCAAGTTTTCTTTACCGGTCAGGTTTGA
- a CDS encoding LysR family transcriptional regulator yields the protein MNISKIDLNLLIYLDVLLREKNVTRAARQLNITQPAMSNGLKRLRTLFNDPILVRTSDGMVPTERARSLAPAIRKILLELEEALQGEEEFNEQNSQRVFRLMASDYAASTLLPGLLRRINQIAPNITIDIMTPSDVTFHDVEAGKIDMAINRFDELPQSFHQKTIWRDTFSCLLSADHPVVSKFNLNSYLASKHVWVSKTGFGVGVGMDPKDVQKLGWVDEALARLGKKRDIKVFTRNYHVAMQLAYEDDLIATLPSKAALLHKDDSSFTILKPPFDIPEIELKMIWSPLLHHDASHIWFRQLVIEAAAQS from the coding sequence ATGAATATTTCTAAGATTGATTTAAACCTGTTGATTTACCTTGATGTGCTGCTAAGGGAAAAGAATGTTACCCGTGCCGCCAGACAGTTAAATATCACGCAACCGGCCATGAGTAATGGCCTGAAACGTCTAAGAACCCTGTTTAATGATCCTATCCTGGTACGTACCTCGGACGGCATGGTGCCGACAGAGCGCGCCAGATCCCTGGCTCCTGCCATCAGGAAAATCCTCCTTGAGCTGGAAGAAGCGCTGCAGGGCGAAGAAGAGTTTAACGAGCAAAACAGCCAGCGGGTATTTCGTTTAATGGCCAGCGATTATGCCGCTTCCACCCTGCTGCCGGGGTTATTGAGGCGCATCAACCAGATTGCCCCCAATATCACCATAGATATCATGACCCCGAGTGATGTTACCTTTCATGATGTTGAGGCGGGAAAAATCGACATGGCCATCAACCGTTTCGACGAATTGCCGCAATCGTTCCACCAAAAAACCATCTGGCGCGACACCTTTTCCTGCCTGCTCAGCGCAGACCACCCTGTGGTATCAAAGTTTAACCTGAACTCTTATCTTGCCTCCAAACATGTCTGGGTTTCAAAAACCGGCTTCGGCGTCGGCGTCGGCATGGACCCCAAAGATGTCCAGAAACTTGGCTGGGTAGATGAAGCCCTTGCCAGGCTCGGTAAAAAGCGCGATATCAAGGTTTTTACCCGTAATTACCATGTGGCGATGCAGCTGGCCTACGAAGATGATCTGATCGCCACCTTACCGTCCAAAGCCGCGTTATTGCATAAAGACGACAGCAGCTTTACCATTTTAAAACCACCTTTTGATATTCCCGAGATAGAGTTAAAAATGATCTGGAGTCCGCTGCTGCATCATGATGCCAGCCATATCTGGTTCCGGCAGCTGGTGATTGAAGCCGCCGCCCAAAGCTGA
- a CDS encoding hydrogen peroxide-inducible genes activator: MLPNLKHLKYLLALHKHQNFNRAADACYVSQSTLSSAIIKLEEQLNCQLIERDHKAFIFTTQGEVVVEMAQKLLISAQELLDYGKQQGNPASGSVRIGCIPTIAPYLLTDLVKQCQQTLPELALYLREDSTDNLMAMLANGEIDTAILALPVQGHNFRSKVVGKDAFYIAGDAGLVKLYAKDMDFQQLPQQSIFLLTHEHCLTEHAVSACQLADASRINHFSASSLATLVQMTAYHKGFTFLPEMAVNKSLGVAEGLTIKALSPDVYREIGLLWRPTSLRQQTFLRLANILEQLLLPGPNGSQEEK, from the coding sequence TTGTTACCTAACTTAAAACACCTGAAATATTTACTGGCGCTGCATAAGCACCAGAATTTCAACCGGGCCGCGGATGCCTGTTATGTCAGCCAGTCGACCTTAAGCAGCGCCATTATTAAGCTTGAAGAGCAGCTTAATTGCCAGTTGATAGAAAGGGATCACAAGGCTTTTATTTTCACCACCCAAGGGGAAGTCGTGGTGGAGATGGCGCAAAAACTTCTGATTTCGGCGCAGGAGTTGCTTGATTACGGCAAACAACAGGGAAATCCGGCAAGCGGCAGTGTTCGCATCGGTTGTATTCCGACGATCGCGCCTTATTTGCTGACCGATCTGGTCAAACAGTGTCAACAGACTTTGCCTGAACTGGCCTTATACCTGCGCGAAGACAGTACCGATAACCTGATGGCTATGCTTGCCAATGGTGAGATAGACACGGCCATACTAGCCTTGCCGGTGCAAGGGCATAATTTTCGCTCTAAGGTGGTGGGTAAGGATGCTTTTTATATTGCAGGGGATGCCGGTTTGGTGAAGTTATATGCTAAAGACATGGATTTCCAGCAATTGCCGCAGCAAAGTATCTTTTTATTGACCCATGAGCATTGTTTAACCGAGCACGCCGTTTCTGCCTGTCAGTTGGCGGATGCCAGCCGGATCAATCATTTTTCCGCCTCTAGTCTGGCGACCCTGGTACAGATGACCGCCTATCACAAGGGTTTTACCTTTTTGCCTGAAATGGCGGTAAATAAATCCCTGGGGGTTGCAGAAGGCTTGACTATCAAAGCCTTATCACCTGATGTCTACCGTGAAATCGGCCTGTTGTGGCGCCCGACCAGCCTGCGTCAGCAAACATTTTTACGCCTGGCAAATATTCTGGAGCAGCTGTTGTTGCCTGGCCCAAACGGCAGCCAAGAAGAAAAATAA
- a CDS encoding RNA polymerase sigma factor: MFERSDETLVKQALKGKKSAWVALVKRYEKNVYNYTYRMVSNGDDAMDLMQDIFMAVFRNLASFRGDSPFKGWLFKIAHYRCIEFYRKKRPTQSLDEAPEQVAERDAGCPEYHMSSTEQASELQRAMQYLSFNQKLVVELKFFQQCTFEDIALQLGISTNTAKSRLYSALDKLKDQLEVGYV; the protein is encoded by the coding sequence GTGTTTGAACGTAGTGATGAAACGTTAGTAAAACAAGCGCTGAAGGGGAAAAAGTCGGCCTGGGTGGCGTTAGTGAAGCGTTACGAAAAAAATGTCTATAACTACACCTACCGTATGGTGAGCAATGGCGACGATGCCATGGATTTGATGCAGGATATTTTTATGGCGGTATTTCGCAACCTCGCTTCTTTTCGCGGCGACAGCCCGTTTAAAGGCTGGTTATTTAAAATTGCCCACTACCGCTGTATTGAGTTCTACCGCAAGAAGCGGCCGACCCAATCCCTGGATGAAGCGCCGGAGCAAGTGGCAGAGCGGGATGCGGGCTGCCCCGAGTATCATATGTCCAGCACCGAGCAGGCAAGTGAATTGCAGCGGGCGATGCAATACCTGTCTTTTAATCAGAAGCTGGTGGTGGAATTGAAGTTTTTTCAGCAGTGCACCTTTGAGGATATCGCCTTGCAGCTAGGCATATCCACCAATACCGCAAAATCGCGTCTGTACAGTGCACTGGATAAATTAAAAGATCAGTTGGAGGTTGGTTATGTCTGA